A stretch of Linepithema humile isolate Giens D197 chromosome 3, Lhum_UNIL_v1.0, whole genome shotgun sequence DNA encodes these proteins:
- the l(3)72Dn gene encoding U3 small nucleolar RNA-associated protein 4 homolog isoform X1, with amino-acid sequence MASYRIHNIRFYDLEPKSVTCLCHEPKTKKLALARKDYSIEIWNVGNTPFVECIIAGHIENSVDSILWIGPRLFSTGPQGAVVEYDLTTQTIKHEVMVMGGAAWCMDVNHEKTRLAVGTEDGYINIFTIHEDKLIYDGIFDKQIGRILCIKWDNTGEMIYTGSTDTIRVWNAISGHAIHKMTTVRSNIRKNTTMWCLAVTDDNIIISGDSNGFLCFWDPQAGILIESHESHTADILAIALSHDMNVLYCAGVDPVVRSFCKVTLKSSGKSQWVKGIERRLHVHDVRALVEANGKLYSAGVDGYLAVSSYPPKNLVKYPPLLQPPCAIVCRKSRCILLRYTNYLELWRLGSVTKDCPKLIGTSMLHQLDKEPIKLLQLETKSGESIVSCAINKDSKTIVYSTDTHVRVFNFDVVDGDAQLSKNDIDLSMNRIQKMLFSPNGKLFAAIGNNGSENIVTLFKVHKKSLRLIGLFPTMKESITNVSLVCFSPDSKYLVCADRQCAIAIYFIDNGVTAGSLKAWQLPKYSCPPTAMAVQKNTLNLVIVYSDHKIVEYNIPRRQYTEFSNNLQNRLSKQWLARPFPIINIIFDPHNENVIIMQDDSSVYIINKINDLPEKEAKILKRENGENTEDSNSILSSQFQHAFQVTKKYKHLVYLNWLNNEELVAVEVNPASLTEKLPPTLKQKFFGV; translated from the exons ATGGCTTCATATCGTATACATAATATCAGGTTTTATGATTTGGAACCGAAATCCGTAACTTGCTTGTGTCATGAACcaaaaacgaaaaaattagCTCTCGCAAG aAAGGATTACTCCATAGAAATTTGGAATGTTGGGAATACTCCATTCGTCGAATGCATTATAGCCGGTCATATTGAGAACTCAGTGGATAGCATACTCTGGATCGGTCCCAGATTGTTCTCGACTGGTCCACAAGGTGCAGTAGTAGAATATGACTTGACGACGCAAACAATCAAGCATGAAGTCATGGTGATGGGAGGTGCAGCTTGGTGTATGGATGTGAATCACGAGAAAACTCGTTTAGCAGTTGGTACAGAAGAtggatatattaatattttcactaTCCACGAAGATAAACTAATTTATGATGGAATATTTGATAAGCAGATAGGGAGaattttgtgtattaaatGGGACAACACAGGGGAGATGATTTATACAGGTTCTACAGATACCATCAGGGTGTGGAATGCTATATCTGGACATGCAATACACAAAATGACGACTGTTCGAAGTAACATCagaaaaaatacaacaatGTGGTGCCTTGCAGTTACAGatgacaatataataatttcaggtGATTCTAACGGTTTCTTATGTTTCTGGGACCCTCAAGCAGgaatattaatagaatctCATGAAAGTCATACAGCTGATATATTGGCTATTGCTTTGTCACACGATATGAATGTTTTATATTGCGCTGGTGTGGATCCAGTTGTAAGAAGTTTCTGCAAGGTTACTCTAAAATCAAGTGGAAAGTCTCAATGGGTAAAAGGAATTGAGAGGAGATTGCATGTCCACGATGTCAGAGCGCTTGTAGAAGCCAATGGAAAACTCTATTCGGCTGGAGTAGATGGATATTTAGCTGTGTCTAGTTATCCGccaaaaaatcttgtaaaatatccCCCTTTACTTCAACCACCTTGTGCTATAGTTTGTCGAAAATCTAGATGTATTTTGTTGCGATACACAAACTATCTGGAGCTGTGGAGACTTGGTTCAGTCACTAAAGACTGTCCAAAATTAATAGGCACTTCTATGTTGCATCAGTTGGACAAGGAACCTATAAAACTGTTGCAATTAGAAACAAAGAGTGGCGAGAGCATTGTATCTTGCGCCATTAATAAAGATTCAAAAACAATCGTGTATTCAACAGACACGCACGTCAgagttttcaattttgatgTAGTAGATGGAGATGCTCAATTATCCAAGAATGACATTGATTTATCTATGAATCGAATACAAAAGATGTTGTTCAGTCCAAATGGCAAGTTATTTGCCGCTATTGGCAATAATGGAAGCGAGAATATTGTAACGCTATTCAAAGTGCATAAGAAAAGTCTAAGATTGATCGGCTTGTTTCCGACAATGAAGGAATCTATTACAAATGTCAGTCTCGTGTGTTTCTCTCCAGATAGCAAATATCTTGTATGTGCAGATCGACAATGCGCGATTGCCATATATTTCATTGACAACGGTGTAACAGCAGGATCACTTAAGGCATGGCAATTGCCCAAGTACAGCTGCCCTCCGACGGCGATGGCTGTGCAGAAAAACACGCTCAATTTGGTTATAGTTTACTCCGATCATAAG ATCGTCGAATACAATATACCTAGGAGGCAATACAcagaattttctaataatttgcaaaatcgaCTATCAAAGCAATGGTTAGCGCGTCCATttccaataataaatattatattcgaCCCTCATAACGAAAATGTCATAATCATGCAGGACGATTCAAGcgtgtacattattaataagatcAACGATCTGCcagaaaaagaagcaaaaattCTAAAACGTGAAAATGGAGAAAATACAGAAGATAGCAATTCAATTTTAAGCTCACAATTTCAACACGCATTCCAAGTTACCAAAAAATATAAG cATCTCGTCTACTTAAATTGGTTGAACAATGAAGAATTGGTTGCAGTTGAAGTAAATCCAGCCTCCTTGACTGAAAAATTACCACCCACactaaaacaaaaattctttGGCGTGTAA
- the l(3)72Dn gene encoding U3 small nucleolar RNA-associated protein 4 homolog isoform X2 has product MVMGGAAWCMDVNHEKTRLAVGTEDGYINIFTIHEDKLIYDGIFDKQIGRILCIKWDNTGEMIYTGSTDTIRVWNAISGHAIHKMTTVRSNIRKNTTMWCLAVTDDNIIISGDSNGFLCFWDPQAGILIESHESHTADILAIALSHDMNVLYCAGVDPVVRSFCKVTLKSSGKSQWVKGIERRLHVHDVRALVEANGKLYSAGVDGYLAVSSYPPKNLVKYPPLLQPPCAIVCRKSRCILLRYTNYLELWRLGSVTKDCPKLIGTSMLHQLDKEPIKLLQLETKSGESIVSCAINKDSKTIVYSTDTHVRVFNFDVVDGDAQLSKNDIDLSMNRIQKMLFSPNGKLFAAIGNNGSENIVTLFKVHKKSLRLIGLFPTMKESITNVSLVCFSPDSKYLVCADRQCAIAIYFIDNGVTAGSLKAWQLPKYSCPPTAMAVQKNTLNLVIVYSDHKIVEYNIPRRQYTEFSNNLQNRLSKQWLARPFPIINIIFDPHNENVIIMQDDSSVYIINKINDLPEKEAKILKRENGENTEDSNSILSSQFQHAFQVTKKYKHLVYLNWLNNEELVAVEVNPASLTEKLPPTLKQKFFGV; this is encoded by the exons ATGGTGATGGGAGGTGCAGCTTGGTGTATGGATGTGAATCACGAGAAAACTCGTTTAGCAGTTGGTACAGAAGAtggatatattaatattttcactaTCCACGAAGATAAACTAATTTATGATGGAATATTTGATAAGCAGATAGGGAGaattttgtgtattaaatGGGACAACACAGGGGAGATGATTTATACAGGTTCTACAGATACCATCAGGGTGTGGAATGCTATATCTGGACATGCAATACACAAAATGACGACTGTTCGAAGTAACATCagaaaaaatacaacaatGTGGTGCCTTGCAGTTACAGatgacaatataataatttcaggtGATTCTAACGGTTTCTTATGTTTCTGGGACCCTCAAGCAGgaatattaatagaatctCATGAAAGTCATACAGCTGATATATTGGCTATTGCTTTGTCACACGATATGAATGTTTTATATTGCGCTGGTGTGGATCCAGTTGTAAGAAGTTTCTGCAAGGTTACTCTAAAATCAAGTGGAAAGTCTCAATGGGTAAAAGGAATTGAGAGGAGATTGCATGTCCACGATGTCAGAGCGCTTGTAGAAGCCAATGGAAAACTCTATTCGGCTGGAGTAGATGGATATTTAGCTGTGTCTAGTTATCCGccaaaaaatcttgtaaaatatccCCCTTTACTTCAACCACCTTGTGCTATAGTTTGTCGAAAATCTAGATGTATTTTGTTGCGATACACAAACTATCTGGAGCTGTGGAGACTTGGTTCAGTCACTAAAGACTGTCCAAAATTAATAGGCACTTCTATGTTGCATCAGTTGGACAAGGAACCTATAAAACTGTTGCAATTAGAAACAAAGAGTGGCGAGAGCATTGTATCTTGCGCCATTAATAAAGATTCAAAAACAATCGTGTATTCAACAGACACGCACGTCAgagttttcaattttgatgTAGTAGATGGAGATGCTCAATTATCCAAGAATGACATTGATTTATCTATGAATCGAATACAAAAGATGTTGTTCAGTCCAAATGGCAAGTTATTTGCCGCTATTGGCAATAATGGAAGCGAGAATATTGTAACGCTATTCAAAGTGCATAAGAAAAGTCTAAGATTGATCGGCTTGTTTCCGACAATGAAGGAATCTATTACAAATGTCAGTCTCGTGTGTTTCTCTCCAGATAGCAAATATCTTGTATGTGCAGATCGACAATGCGCGATTGCCATATATTTCATTGACAACGGTGTAACAGCAGGATCACTTAAGGCATGGCAATTGCCCAAGTACAGCTGCCCTCCGACGGCGATGGCTGTGCAGAAAAACACGCTCAATTTGGTTATAGTTTACTCCGATCATAAG ATCGTCGAATACAATATACCTAGGAGGCAATACAcagaattttctaataatttgcaaaatcgaCTATCAAAGCAATGGTTAGCGCGTCCATttccaataataaatattatattcgaCCCTCATAACGAAAATGTCATAATCATGCAGGACGATTCAAGcgtgtacattattaataagatcAACGATCTGCcagaaaaagaagcaaaaattCTAAAACGTGAAAATGGAGAAAATACAGAAGATAGCAATTCAATTTTAAGCTCACAATTTCAACACGCATTCCAAGTTACCAAAAAATATAAG cATCTCGTCTACTTAAATTGGTTGAACAATGAAGAATTGGTTGCAGTTGAAGTAAATCCAGCCTCCTTGACTGAAAAATTACCACCCACactaaaacaaaaattctttGGCGTGTAA